The Solibacillus sp. FSL R7-0682 genome includes a window with the following:
- the dacB gene encoding D-alanyl-D-alanine carboxypeptidase/D-alanyl-D-alanine endopeptidase, translating to MEKISDMAPALNDESLAAIDEAVETILGGDKATLTIRDRATGTILYTYRGDHLMRPASNMKILSGAATLAKLGEKYRFKTQLFMDGTLNHGVLNGNVYVLGQGDPTISEADLTHFAKVLKERGIEKIDGQLVGDDSYFPGDTLPPGVDEEGETHYYGARVSAITMSPNSDFDASTIIVTAIPKNVGEKPTYNVIPDLCGMHITNEAITVASGEENTLEVRRRNGTNQIVILGNLPQEENAKVWVSMQNPTKNTLQLWKGICEREGIEFLQDEVVAAGIVPQKAQLIYTHNSCTVGEIFSIFMKLSNNSIADIFTKTMGKLQYGVGDYETGIRVIKAYLDEQQIEIEDWRFVDGSGLSHGIRLSSNGISKLLFELQKEAYFNIFFDSLPVAGNTDRLIGGTLKDRFLESEYENRIFAKTGYIHEVNTLSGYLIGNSGKQYIFSVMLEGREEGIPFLDSGLKKIIATL from the coding sequence ATGGAGAAAATATCGGACATGGCACCCGCATTAAATGACGAAAGCTTGGCAGCAATTGATGAAGCGGTTGAAACGATTTTAGGAGGAGATAAGGCAACACTTACGATTCGTGATCGGGCAACAGGTACTATTTTATATACATACCGTGGAGATCATTTAATGCGCCCGGCATCCAATATGAAAATTCTTTCGGGTGCAGCTACACTCGCAAAACTTGGGGAGAAATACCGATTTAAAACACAACTCTTTATGGATGGTACTTTAAATCATGGCGTATTAAATGGCAATGTTTATGTGTTAGGTCAAGGAGATCCTACGATAAGTGAAGCGGATTTGACGCATTTTGCGAAAGTGTTAAAAGAGCGCGGCATTGAAAAAATTGATGGTCAACTTGTTGGGGATGATTCGTATTTTCCAGGGGATACGTTGCCCCCTGGAGTTGATGAAGAGGGGGAGACCCATTATTACGGGGCACGTGTTTCGGCGATTACAATGTCACCGAATTCAGACTTTGATGCGAGCACAATTATTGTGACTGCAATCCCTAAAAACGTAGGAGAAAAGCCTACTTATAACGTTATTCCAGACTTGTGCGGCATGCACATTACAAATGAAGCAATTACCGTTGCATCCGGCGAAGAAAATACATTAGAAGTTCGACGAAGAAATGGTACAAATCAAATTGTTATTTTAGGCAATTTACCACAGGAGGAGAACGCAAAAGTATGGGTATCGATGCAAAATCCAACAAAAAACACCCTCCAACTTTGGAAGGGAATTTGTGAAAGGGAGGGTATTGAGTTTTTACAAGACGAGGTTGTAGCAGCGGGGATTGTACCACAAAAGGCGCAACTTATTTATACTCATAACTCATGCACAGTGGGTGAAATTTTTTCAATCTTTATGAAGCTAAGTAATAATAGTATTGCAGATATATTCACGAAAACAATGGGGAAACTTCAGTATGGTGTTGGGGATTATGAAACTGGGATTCGTGTTATAAAAGCCTATTTAGATGAACAACAAATTGAGATTGAAGATTGGCGATTTGTGGATGGATCAGGACTTTCGCATGGCATCCGTCTTTCCTCTAACGGAATTTCAAAGCTACTGTTTGAGCTACAAAAGGAAGCCTACTTTAATATTTTTTTCGATTCCTTACCGGTAGCTGGTAATACGGATCGATTAATTGGGGGCACACTAAAGGATCGATTTTTAGAGTCGGAGTATGAAAATCGTATTTTTGCAAAGACCGGCTACATCCACGAGGTCAACACGCTGTCAGGTTATTTGATAGGAAATAGTGGGAAGCAGTACATCTTTTCTGTGATGCTTGAGGGACGAGAAGAAGGCATCCCATTTTTAGATAGCGGGCTGAAAAAAATTATCGCAACATTATAA
- a CDS encoding ABC transporter substrate-binding protein, producing the protein MKWIRYALFFGLLLLLVGCGDKELQEVKVGEVTRSIFYAPLYVAIEEGFFEEEGLNIGLTTIPGGDKTMTALLSDGIDIALIGAETSVYVAGQNPNDVVVNFAQLTQTDGTFLVAREEVENFDWTMLNGSTFLGQRVGGMPQMAGEFVLKKHGIDPHKDLTLIQNIDFANIANAFASGTGDYVQLFEPTASVFEQQGVGKIVASFGEELGEIPYTGFMTKESTLEDEEMVKNFTKALYKAQIWVYESSAAEVAKSIAPYFEDTDLALIEKVVTRYRDQESYAKDPIIDEEEFQNLLDVMTEAGVLDYEVTYGQLVNRSIADAVVK; encoded by the coding sequence ATGAAATGGATTCGATACGCCTTATTTTTTGGGCTTCTATTGCTTTTAGTTGGCTGTGGAGATAAGGAATTGCAAGAAGTGAAGGTGGGTGAAGTAACACGTTCGATCTTCTATGCACCTCTTTATGTTGCAATCGAAGAAGGTTTTTTTGAGGAAGAAGGCTTAAATATCGGTTTGACGACCATCCCTGGTGGGGATAAAACGATGACTGCCCTACTTTCTGATGGAATCGACATCGCATTAATTGGCGCAGAAACTTCGGTTTATGTAGCTGGGCAAAATCCAAATGATGTCGTTGTCAACTTCGCACAGCTTACTCAAACAGATGGGACGTTTTTAGTTGCCCGAGAAGAAGTAGAGAATTTTGATTGGACTATGCTGAATGGTAGTACATTTTTAGGGCAACGTGTTGGTGGAATGCCGCAAATGGCAGGGGAGTTTGTGTTAAAGAAACATGGAATTGACCCGCATAAAGATTTAACACTGATTCAAAATATTGATTTTGCTAATATTGCGAATGCCTTTGCATCTGGAACAGGGGATTATGTACAGCTTTTCGAACCCACTGCTAGCGTTTTTGAACAACAAGGTGTAGGGAAAATCGTGGCATCGTTCGGTGAGGAACTCGGCGAAATCCCTTATACTGGATTTATGACAAAAGAAAGTACTTTAGAAGATGAAGAGATGGTTAAAAACTTCACAAAAGCACTATACAAAGCCCAAATATGGGTATATGAGTCATCTGCTGCAGAAGTGGCAAAATCGATTGCCCCTTATTTTGAGGATACGGATCTTGCACTAATTGAAAAGGTCGTGACACGTTACCGAGATCAAGAATCCTATGCAAAGGATCCTATTATTGACGAAGAGGAATTCCAAAATTTACTTGATGTAATGACCGAAGCTGGTGTACTTGATTATGAGGTAACTTACGGACAGCTCGTAAATCGGTCCATTGCTGATGCGGTTGTGAAGTAA
- a CDS encoding DUF418 domain-containing protein, with translation MKKRIEGLDALRGFALFGILVANMLHFQYGNITFDSIQPDTWWDKFAFYFTKIAVEGSFYPIFGFMFGYGIIQFVRSLENRELKTRGPLWRRAIGLMVLGGLHIALIWDGDILLTYGSGLLIFMLFIKRKVRTLLIWASILILIFIPLGALKTGMLSQLLPSTTELTEIYSSGTYWEVVQYRIGNFEEFTGFMLLLLAIFIPIILGFISIFSFVIVGPFVLLGMASGKVNLFAAIEGNTNRFKQLSLLVPLGLVLKSMLYWDHFIGQALYTAGTYVLAIGYIALFMWVFNLMKERRVTKSFANLGRMSLTNYLMQSVICTMIFYGYGLGMFGQLGVALGVALATVIFILQLMLANWYAKRFAIGPVEWVLRKFVYL, from the coding sequence ATGAAGAAAAGAATTGAAGGGTTAGATGCGTTAAGGGGTTTTGCGCTGTTTGGCATTTTAGTGGCGAATATGTTGCATTTTCAATATGGGAATATAACTTTTGATAGTATTCAACCCGATACATGGTGGGATAAATTCGCATTTTATTTCACAAAAATTGCAGTAGAAGGTTCGTTTTATCCGATTTTTGGTTTCATGTTTGGTTACGGTATTATTCAATTTGTTCGGTCATTAGAAAATCGTGAGCTAAAAACAAGAGGACCTTTATGGCGGAGAGCTATCGGGCTGATGGTATTAGGTGGCTTACATATCGCACTTATATGGGATGGCGATATTTTATTAACATATGGCTCAGGTTTACTCATTTTTATGCTTTTTATAAAACGAAAGGTACGTACGTTACTTATTTGGGCAAGTATTTTAATTCTTATTTTTATACCACTTGGTGCATTAAAAACGGGTATGCTCAGTCAGTTATTACCAAGTACGACAGAATTGACTGAAATTTATTCAAGTGGGACGTATTGGGAAGTTGTGCAGTATCGTATTGGTAATTTTGAAGAATTTACGGGCTTCATGCTGTTACTTCTAGCAATCTTTATCCCAATTATACTTGGCTTTATTTCAATCTTTTCATTTGTTATTGTAGGTCCATTTGTATTGTTAGGCATGGCATCTGGAAAAGTAAATCTTTTTGCTGCCATTGAGGGTAACACAAACCGTTTCAAACAGTTATCGTTGCTTGTTCCTTTAGGGTTAGTACTCAAATCAATGCTATACTGGGATCATTTCATTGGGCAGGCGCTCTATACAGCTGGTACCTACGTGCTAGCAATTGGCTATATCGCTTTATTTATGTGGGTATTTAATTTAATGAAGGAACGTCGAGTGACAAAATCTTTCGCTAACCTTGGACGTATGTCCCTCACAAATTACTTAATGCAATCAGTTATTTGTACGATGATTTTTTATGGCTACGGTCTAGGTATGTTTGGACAATTAGGAGTAGCACTTGGTGTTGCTCTAGCTACTGTTATTTTCATATTGCAGCTAATGCTGGCTAACTGGTATGCAAAACGCTTTGCAATTGGCCCGGTAGAATGGGTGTTAAGGAAATTTGTTTATTTGTAA
- a CDS encoding ABC transporter ATP-binding protein — protein MTFVEGHHIAHHFFNDQGVTTALEDVSFAAEEGEFISFIGPSGCGKSTLLSIIAGLIEPTAGQLTFTTPSTEIGYMLQQDFLFPWKTIEENVALGLTINQKEDPEIVHSLLQQFELAHTAKLYPPQLSGGMRQRIALARTLAVNPTLLLLDEPFSALDFRSKLALENFVSETLKRFSKTAILVTHDIEEAIAMSDKIYLFSNRPGTIIKTFIVPNEIRKLLPFDARNAEQFKPLFQSIWKELDANGSSTITG, from the coding sequence ATGACTTTCGTTGAGGGGCACCATATTGCACATCACTTTTTTAATGATCAAGGTGTAACGACCGCGCTTGAGGATGTTTCATTCGCCGCCGAGGAAGGTGAATTTATTTCCTTTATCGGTCCGAGTGGCTGTGGTAAATCCACATTACTTTCGATTATTGCTGGCCTAATTGAACCAACTGCCGGTCAATTAACATTTACAACGCCATCAACGGAAATTGGCTATATGCTACAACAGGATTTTTTATTTCCTTGGAAAACGATTGAGGAGAACGTAGCACTTGGGCTGACAATCAATCAAAAAGAGGATCCGGAAATTGTCCATTCATTACTTCAACAATTTGAACTTGCTCATACAGCGAAGCTTTATCCACCGCAACTGTCAGGTGGGATGCGTCAACGTATTGCACTTGCCCGTACACTTGCAGTTAACCCAACATTACTACTCCTTGACGAACCATTTTCTGCACTCGATTTCCGTTCCAAATTAGCCCTAGAAAACTTCGTGTCAGAAACGTTAAAACGTTTCTCCAAAACAGCGATTTTAGTAACCCATGATATTGAAGAGGCGATTGCGATGAGTGATAAAATTTACTTATTTAGTAACCGCCCAGGCACAATTATTAAAACATTCATCGTCCCTAATGAAATTCGAAAGCTACTCCCTTTTGATGCGCGTAACGCTGAACAATTTAAGCCATTATTCCAATCCATTTGGAAGGAGCTCGATGCGAATGGATCTTCAACTATTACAGGATGA
- a CDS encoding ABC transporter permease translates to MDLQLLQDEYKRKRKLESRKIRLLQLLLLVALFVFWELSTRYRLLDPLIFSSPTAVIQLFIAKISDGSLFPHVVVTLLETVVGFLLGTILGTLLAIFLWSSTMVAKVMDPYLVVLNAMPKVAIGPIILVIFGPNIMAVLVMGILISVIISTIVIFSAFQQVNENYIKVMRLFHATKQQTFWHVVLPASTPTIISTLKVNVGLSWVGVIVGEFLVSSKGLGYLIISGFQVFNFNLVFLALLMIVLLATFMYKVVDIIEQVLLRRFNF, encoded by the coding sequence ATGGATCTTCAACTATTACAGGATGAATACAAACGAAAGCGAAAGCTAGAAAGCCGTAAAATCCGTTTGCTTCAATTGCTTCTACTTGTTGCACTCTTTGTCTTTTGGGAGCTGTCGACACGCTATCGACTGCTCGACCCGTTAATATTTAGTAGCCCTACTGCTGTCATTCAGCTATTTATCGCAAAAATATCAGATGGATCCCTATTCCCTCATGTCGTCGTTACCTTATTAGAAACGGTTGTCGGCTTTCTTCTAGGTACAATTCTCGGTACACTACTTGCGATTTTCCTTTGGTCATCCACAATGGTAGCCAAAGTAATGGATCCTTATTTAGTCGTCTTGAATGCGATGCCAAAAGTGGCGATTGGACCAATTATTCTCGTTATTTTTGGACCGAATATCATGGCAGTGCTCGTCATGGGGATATTAATTTCTGTTATCATATCAACAATTGTCATTTTTTCTGCCTTCCAGCAGGTAAATGAAAACTATATAAAAGTAATGCGACTGTTTCATGCTACTAAACAGCAAACCTTTTGGCATGTCGTTCTCCCTGCTTCGACACCGACAATTATTTCAACACTGAAAGTAAATGTTGGGTTAAGCTGGGTCGGTGTCATTGTCGGAGAGTTTTTAGTGTCTTCCAAAGGGCTCGGCTATTTAATTATCTCAGGCTTCCAAGTATTTAATTTTAACCTAGTTTTTCTTGCGCTACTCATGATTGTACTGCTCGCAACCTTCATGTATAAAGTAGTCGATATTATCGAGCAAGTGCTTTTACGGCGATTCAATTTTTAA